In a genomic window of Acidobacteriota bacterium:
- a CDS encoding matrixin family metalloprotease translates to MEIKIVPLFERKKEWLVELYDALSRRFSLVFELTSPMSLPPSLKPKGGGISAFLVIEFLFVHFPLFSKVIGITGLQILTFPYGASFGVTDATRRVAVISISNIPPFPKALFLERLAKITIHELGHLMGLDHCSEKDCLMSPSEGKIDLIDKKRGFCPSHRRAFAPFYRGGQGEDKIILF, encoded by the coding sequence TTGGAAATAAAGATCGTTCCCTTATTTGAGAGAAAAAAAGAGTGGCTGGTTGAGCTTTATGATGCTCTATCCCGGCGATTTTCTCTGGTCTTTGAGCTTACCTCACCGATGAGCCTTCCTCCCTCCCTTAAGCCTAAGGGAGGAGGCATCTCCGCCTTTCTCGTTATTGAGTTTCTCTTCGTCCATTTCCCCTTGTTCTCCAAGGTTATCGGGATAACTGGGTTGCAGATATTAACCTTCCCTTATGGAGCCTCGTTTGGAGTCACCGATGCTACAAGGAGGGTGGCGGTGATATCGATCTCCAATATCCCTCCTTTTCCCAAGGCTCTCTTTTTGGAACGGTTGGCAAAGATAACCATTCACGAATTGGGTCATCTTATGGGTCTTGACCACTGTAGCGAAAAGGACTGTCTAATGAGTCCCTCGGAGGGAAAGATAGATCTAATAGATAAAAAGAGGGGGTTCTGTCCCTCTCATAGAAGGGCATTTGCTCCCTTCTATCGAGGTGGTCAAGGTGAAGATAAGATTATTTTATTCTAA
- a CDS encoding PAS domain S-box protein, whose amino-acid sequence MKIRLFYSKGDKRIFDRLVSELKVDFPRLTIEAYISEEQPEKFGEFGIVATPTVIIGNRRFVGLKSLELLREKIRDYITISELRRELRVRELKLQRLEESWNEVFTRTNDLILLINRRGRIVSVNEAVLKVTGVPPSRILGKRFTAFVLPEDKEKAQRLFSSACEGRFQAEEIRVANDKGEKLYLSVNGIRLEERGEIMVIARDVTEIKRLEAQLFQSQRMAALGELAAGIIHEISNPVSYIRSNLNTLEEYANTLISILIPLVESAEKTPPHKLIQPIIQAKEKGELGFILNDLRKIIDECSSGVEVIVEIITGLRAFSRPVDREPPLLCNVNECIERAVNLVKRRFSGRITLIKEYAVLPDVYCYPNQLTQVFLNLLVNAEEAIEGEGVVEIKSKLTGDRIMVEVKDNGRGIAREDLPHIFDPFFTTKKEGKGLGLGLSISYRIIERHGGEIKAESEEGKGSRFTVFIPLEPQDKERIKIPPAEA is encoded by the coding sequence GTGAAGATAAGATTATTTTATTCTAAGGGAGATAAGAGGATATTTGATAGGCTCGTCTCCGAGCTGAAGGTGGATTTTCCTCGTCTTACTATCGAGGCGTACATCTCCGAGGAGCAACCGGAAAAGTTTGGGGAGTTCGGGATCGTTGCTACTCCTACGGTGATTATAGGAAACAGGAGGTTCGTTGGATTAAAGAGCCTCGAGCTCCTCCGGGAAAAGATAAGGGATTACATCACCATATCCGAGCTTCGGCGAGAGCTTAGGGTGAGGGAACTCAAGCTCCAAAGGCTTGAGGAGAGCTGGAACGAGGTTTTCACCCGGACCAATGACCTCATACTCCTTATAAATAGGAGGGGAAGGATCGTTTCCGTTAACGAGGCGGTATTGAAGGTTACCGGCGTTCCCCCGAGCAGGATATTGGGAAAGAGGTTCACCGCTTTCGTTCTCCCTGAGGATAAGGAAAAGGCGCAGAGATTGTTTTCCTCTGCTTGTGAGGGGAGGTTTCAAGCGGAGGAAATCAGGGTAGCCAATGATAAGGGAGAGAAGCTATATCTCTCCGTCAATGGTATTCGCCTTGAGGAGAGGGGAGAGATTATGGTTATCGCTCGCGATGTGACTGAGATAAAACGACTTGAGGCTCAGCTCTTTCAATCCCAACGAATGGCAGCATTGGGTGAGCTTGCCGCGGGCATCATCCATGAGATATCCAACCCGGTGAGCTATATCCGGAGCAACCTGAATACCCTTGAGGAGTACGCTAACACTTTGATATCAATCCTCATCCCATTGGTGGAATCGGCTGAGAAAACACCTCCCCATAAGCTGATCCAACCAATAATTCAGGCGAAGGAGAAGGGGGAACTTGGCTTCATCCTTAATGATCTGAGGAAGATAATAGATGAGTGTAGTAGCGGAGTAGAGGTGATCGTGGAGATAATCACCGGACTTCGTGCCTTTTCCCGTCCCGTAGATAGGGAGCCCCCACTTCTCTGTAATGTGAACGAGTGCATCGAGCGGGCGGTGAATCTGGTGAAGAGAAGGTTTTCCGGGAGGATAACCCTAATAAAGGAATACGCTGTCCTTCCCGATGTTTATTGCTATCCCAACCAGCTCACTCAGGTTTTCTTGAACCTGTTGGTGAATGCCGAAGAAGCGATAGAAGGAGAGGGGGTAGTGGAGATAAAGAGCAAGCTCACTGGCGATCGGATAATGGTTGAGGTGAAGGATAACGGAAGAGGGATCGCCAGGGAGGATCTTCCCCATATATTTGATCCCTTCTTCACCACCAAGAAGGAAGGGAAGGGATTGGGGCTTGGCTTAAGTATCTCCTATCGGATCATCGAACGCCATGGAGGGGAGATAAAAGCGGAGAGCGAGGAGGGTAAGGGAAGTAGATTCACTGTCTTTATCCCTCTGGAACCACAGGATAAGGAAAGGATAAAGATACCCCCTGCTGAGGCGTAA